The Sesamum indicum cultivar Zhongzhi No. 13 linkage group LG1, S_indicum_v1.0, whole genome shotgun sequence genome includes a window with the following:
- the LOC105158699 gene encoding dehydration-responsive element-binding protein 1D-like (The sequence of the model RefSeq protein was modified relative to this genomic sequence to represent the inferred CDS: added 41 bases not found in genome assembly), whose translation MDSPTSNSQSLGGLDSRRMSHSDEEVILASSHPKKRAGRKKFKETRHPVYRGVRRRNSDKWVCELREPSKQKRIWLGGVPTAEMAARAHDVAALALRGQMACLNFADSVWRLPVPASNDPKDIRKAAMQAAEAFQPGAAEEVSGEARNVGDNEGSSRNLDYGVFHMNEEVDVGGEAAA comes from the coding sequence ATGGATTCACCCACGTCGAACTCACAGTCTCTTGGTGGTCTTGATTCTCGCAGGATGTCGCATTCTGACGAAGAGGTGATTCTAGCGTCCAGCCACCCCAAGAAACGTGCCGGGAGGAAGAAGTTCAAGGAGACGCGCCACCCCGTCTACCGAGGCGTCAGGCGTAGGAACTCCGATAAGTGGGTGTGCGAGCTGCGGGAGCCCAGCAAGCAGAAGAGGATATGGCTGGGGGGGGTCCCCACCGCGGAGATGGCAGCGAGGGCGCACGACGTGGCTGCGTTGGCTCTCAGGGGACAGATGGCGTGCCTCAATTTCGCGGACTCCGTGTGGCGGCTGCCAGTCCCTGCTTCGAATGATCCGAAAGACATACGCAAGGCGGCGATGCAGGCGGCGGAGGCGTTTCAGCCGGGGGCAGCGGAGGAGGTTTCAGGGGAGGCGAGGAATGTGGGAGATAATGAGGGGAGTTCGAGAAATTTGGATTATGGGGTTTTTCA